One window from the genome of Solea solea chromosome 13, fSolSol10.1, whole genome shotgun sequence encodes:
- the rorc gene encoding nuclear receptor ROR-alpha A isoform X3: protein MMMRAQIEVIPCKICGDKSSGVHYGVITCEGCKGFFRRSQLPSVSYSCSRQSNCQIDRASRNRCQHCRLQKCLAQGMSKDAVKFGRMSKSQRDSLIAEVDKHRQQQQQQQQQQQQQRQQQLQGDAQSVLSFPNKARQDRSSQLLQPMTSAYSFPGDAELLSYTADVHPYLVYSANESQGLIYRSSSISPTSRSQSRGGNSGHPDIRGFESRQPPHDLMALHPYSSLEESYSIYSHSLRNIDELCASIVRSHRETSQYRVEELQALKWKLFSREEIQAYQSKSEDDMWQHCAIQLTDAVQYVVEFAKHIPGFRTLSQNDQIALLKTGSMEVVLVRMSRSFNTENNTVFFDGKFAGIEVFKSLVCGDLITAVFDFAHDMCALKLTEQQIALFSALVLINADRPCLEDRSRVQRVQRGVELGLTHILHRDNQESLLNKLYQRMAVLRSLCLLHMQNLLWFSQRYPHTAHSLFPPLYKELFASEAELLPGTTH from the exons GGATTTTTCCGGCGCAGCCAGCTGCCCTCTGTGTCCTACTCCTGCTCCCGGCAGAGTAACTGTCAGATTGACCGGGCCAGCCGAAACCGCTGCCAGCACTGCCGTCTGCAGAAGTGCTTGGCACAGGGCATGAGCAAAGATG CTGTGAAGTTTGGACGGATGTCCAAAAGCCAGCGCGATTCTCTGATTGCTGAAGTGGATAAGCaccgtcagcagcagcagcagcagcaacagcagcagcagcagcagcggcagcagcagcttcagggaGATGCCCAGTCTGTGTTGTCCTTCCCCAACAAAGCCAGACAAGACCGCTCGTCCCAGCTCCTTCAGCCCATGACTTCGGCCTATTCCTTCCCCGGTGATGCCGAGCTGCTGTCCTACACTGCTGATGTCCATCCTTACCTGGTGTACTCTGCAAACGAGTCGCAGGGGCTGATCTACAGAAGCTCCAGCATCTCCCCAACCTCCAGATCCCAGAGTAGGGGAGGCAACAGTGGACACCCTGACATAAGAG GATTTGAGTCGAGGCAGCCACCCCATGATCTGATGGCGCTTCATCCCTACAGCTCTCTGGAGGAGTCTTACAGTATTTATTCTCACTCTCTGCGAAACATAG ATGAGCTTTGTGCCAGCATTGTGCGTTCCCACCGAGAGACCAGCCAGTACAGAGTGGAGGAGCTGCAGGCTCTCAAATGGAAACTCTTCAGCAGAGAGGAGATTCAGGCCTACCAGAGCAAA TCCGAGGATGACATGTGGCAGCACTGTGCGATTCAACTGACCGATGCCGTGCAGTATGTGGTGGAGTTTGCAAAACACATCCCAGGTTTCCGCACACTCAGCCAGAATGACCAGATTGCCTTGCTGAAGACAG GCTCCATGGAGGTAGTTCTGGTCAGGATGAGTCGCTCTTtcaacacagagaacaacacGGTTTTCTTTGACGGGAAATTTGCTGGAATTGAAGTGTTCAAGTCTTTGG TGTGTGGTGATTTGATCACAGCGGTGTTTGACTTTGCTCATGACATGTGTGCTCTGAAGCTCACGGAGCAGCAGATCGCTCTCTTCAGTGCTCTGGTGCTGATCAACGCAG ACCGACCATGTCTGGAGGACAGGAGCAGGGTCCAGCGAGTACAAAGAGGCGTGGAGTTAGGACTCACACACATTCTACACCGAGACAACCAAGAAAGTCTCTTGAACAAG CTCTACCAGAGGATGGCAGTGTTACGCTCACTATGCCTTCTTCACATGCAGAATCTGCTTTGGTTCAGTCAGCGTTACCCCCACACTGCTCACtccctgttccctccgctctaCAAGGAGCTGTTCGCCTCTGAGGCAGAGCTGCTGCCAGGGACCACTCactga